Proteins encoded by one window of Collimonas fungivorans:
- a CDS encoding FliM/FliN family flagellar motor switch protein encodes MDALKENAQRTEAGRDFRTMHWWSETDLLQLAEHLDISRQRWRAAWLDDLAPSLADSDDIGISCVLAHQADSCPAAGKTEWQVLFPELGAGDSAASIDFQVWIDIGPVSSESLQAILLGTAAKQSASTKNGPSLAAELARTAWRDCIKELRASLAQDNQGGVGDNPQLPFGSHGGIDDRLPSHHMLAWSGAVRVTLPWHGLSLRLHIGPARVAALLRSGDRMVKTHVGKDAPLVPLHKAIEKKTTSLRLELAAVELDLGSLQALVLGDVIPLPHRLDQPLQVLAEDGRPLCTAYVGQQQGMRAIELLRAAADEFSGKAPAL; translated from the coding sequence ATGGATGCGCTTAAAGAAAATGCGCAGAGGACAGAGGCAGGGCGAGATTTCCGCACCATGCACTGGTGGTCGGAAACCGATCTCCTGCAACTGGCGGAGCATCTCGATATTTCAAGGCAGCGCTGGCGCGCGGCCTGGTTGGATGATCTTGCACCGTCTTTGGCAGACAGCGACGATATCGGAATCAGTTGCGTACTGGCGCACCAAGCGGATAGTTGTCCGGCTGCAGGAAAAACCGAATGGCAAGTCTTGTTTCCAGAACTTGGGGCCGGCGATTCCGCTGCGTCAATTGATTTCCAGGTTTGGATAGATATCGGCCCGGTTTCCAGCGAGTCCCTACAGGCAATATTGCTTGGAACTGCGGCGAAACAGTCTGCCTCAACAAAAAATGGCCCCAGCCTTGCGGCAGAATTGGCTCGCACGGCCTGGCGTGACTGCATCAAGGAGCTGCGCGCATCTCTAGCGCAAGATAACCAGGGCGGGGTGGGCGACAATCCGCAGCTGCCGTTTGGCTCACATGGCGGTATCGACGACAGGCTGCCGTCTCATCATATGCTGGCATGGTCGGGTGCAGTGCGCGTTACGCTGCCTTGGCACGGCTTGTCATTGAGGCTGCACATCGGGCCTGCCCGCGTTGCCGCATTGTTGCGATCAGGCGACAGGATGGTGAAAACGCACGTCGGCAAGGATGCTCCGCTGGTTCCCTTGCATAAAGCGATCGAGAAGAAAACCACCAGTTTGCGGCTTGAACTGGCTGCAGTTGAACTTGACCTGGGGAGTTTGCAGGCACTGGTTCTAGGAGATGTAATACCGTTGCCGCACAGGCTTGACCAGCCTTTGCAGGTATTGGCGGAAGACGGCCGTCCCTTGTGCACCGCGTACGTGGGACAACAACAGGGAATGCGCGCAATTGAACTGCTTCGTGCTGCCGCAGATGAGTTTTCAGGTAAAGCGCCCGCCCTTTAA
- a CDS encoding flagellar hook protein FlgE, whose product MLESIYLGMTGLLGYSRGLKVIANNTANMNTPGFKGSTLQFADLFYSNGNLGSGSNGRNYGQIGYGLDTKGTTLNFRQGELRQTSNDLDVAIDGLGLFNLKDEAGNIHYTRAGQFKFNDDGILVNRSDNAKVLGLDANGVLGEISLTGLKVHAGAATTSIKFSGNLSSSTTDQTVSGVKVVDAAGGEHTLSLKFTGVTATTPGTPSIPGLPSIPTIPTTPTIPGFWNVDLMDGTKVVGSGTIKFQDGKPDPATAKISMTYKAGNLAPIPITLDFSGDVTSFAGGTLSTLAVASQDGYGPGAMSKATFDTAGNLVLTYSNGQTSNAARLALSRFDSLDAVTAVGNNQFDAVGAQAWQLGQAGADGFGNVQAGQIEISNVDLSQEFSDLVVMQRGYQSSSQVITTANEMLQELFSMKGK is encoded by the coding sequence ATGCTTGAATCGATCTATCTCGGTATGACCGGGCTGCTGGGTTATTCGCGCGGCTTGAAAGTGATCGCCAATAACACGGCGAACATGAACACTCCCGGCTTTAAGGGATCGACTCTGCAATTTGCAGATCTGTTCTATTCCAACGGCAATCTGGGGAGCGGCAGCAACGGAAGAAATTATGGTCAGATCGGTTACGGTCTCGACACCAAAGGGACGACCTTGAATTTTCGTCAGGGAGAGTTGCGGCAGACCAGCAACGATCTTGATGTGGCGATTGACGGCCTGGGACTGTTCAACCTGAAAGACGAAGCTGGAAACATACATTACACCCGCGCCGGCCAGTTTAAATTCAATGACGATGGGATCCTGGTCAACCGCAGCGACAACGCTAAGGTACTGGGCCTTGACGCTAATGGCGTACTGGGAGAAATCAGCCTGACGGGACTAAAGGTGCATGCCGGGGCGGCCACCACCTCGATCAAGTTCAGCGGCAATCTTTCCAGCAGCACCACCGATCAGACTGTCAGCGGAGTGAAGGTGGTCGATGCAGCCGGCGGCGAACACACGCTGAGCCTGAAATTCACCGGCGTAACCGCGACGACGCCAGGAACGCCTTCCATACCAGGCTTGCCGTCGATACCGACCATCCCTACGACACCGACTATTCCCGGCTTCTGGAACGTCGACCTGATGGATGGGACCAAGGTAGTAGGAAGCGGCACCATCAAATTCCAGGACGGCAAGCCCGATCCGGCCACAGCTAAAATTTCCATGACCTATAAGGCGGGAAATCTGGCGCCGATTCCGATTACCCTGGATTTCAGCGGCGATGTGACTTCCTTTGCCGGCGGCACGCTTTCAACATTGGCGGTGGCATCGCAGGACGGTTATGGCCCTGGCGCCATGAGCAAAGCGACTTTCGATACCGCCGGCAACCTGGTGCTGACTTATTCAAATGGCCAGACCAGCAACGCAGCGCGCCTGGCGCTCAGCCGTTTCGATTCGCTCGATGCGGTAACTGCTGTAGGAAATAACCAGTTTGACGCCGTTGGCGCGCAAGCCTGGCAGCTTGGACAAGCTGGCGCGGATGGATTTGGCAACGTGCAGGCAGGACAGATAGAAATATCGAATGTCGACCTGTCGCAGGAATTTAGCGACCTGGTAGTGATGCAGCGCGGTTATCAATCGTCATCGCAAGTCATTACCACTGCCAATGAAATGTTGCAGGAATTGTTTTCAATGAAGGGTAAATGA
- a CDS encoding flagellar hook assembly protein FlgD, whose protein sequence is MAIDAVGGSSNLQPNGLNMQDFLKVLLTQLTYQDPLKPMDNQQFMAQMAQFTTLQQSQELNGKMDQLISTQSALQSVGLLGRTVDINTSGGAVTGTVKALALSGDTPQLTIQTTAGVTLANISLSQIVTVR, encoded by the coding sequence ATGGCAATCGACGCAGTAGGCGGTTCCAGTAATTTGCAGCCGAATGGCTTGAACATGCAGGATTTCCTGAAAGTGCTGCTGACGCAGCTGACTTATCAGGATCCCTTGAAACCGATGGACAACCAGCAGTTCATGGCCCAAATGGCGCAATTCACCACGCTCCAGCAGAGCCAGGAATTGAACGGCAAGATGGATCAGCTGATATCGACCCAGTCAGCGTTGCAATCAGTCGGCTTGCTTGGCCGCACTGTGGATATCAATACCAGCGGCGGCGCGGTGACAGGCACCGTGAAAGCATTGGCGCTGAGTGGCGATACGCCCCAGCTGACCATTCAAACCACGGCAGGGGTGACTTTGGCGAATATCAGCTTGTCGCAGATTGTCACTGTACGGTGA
- a CDS encoding FliI/YscN family ATPase, giving the protein MRATYLEALRATDLTRKIGYVRQLTGLAINASGPDVAIGEICRIFPRGTGVGADPADRSVPGTGILAEVVGIKSGQVTLMPYGSVQGLAAGCEVVADGSRTEIGVGDSLLGRVIDGFGHALDGLPDPGTSVRRSLKGLPINPMRRPRITEVLETGIRSIDSLLTIGQGQRVGIFSGSGVGKSTLLGMIARHVTADVNVISLIGERGREVREFIDKQLGVEGLQRSVVVVATSDQPALARVRAAYAAVAIAEHFRDEGKQVLLTMDSITRFAMARREIGLSAGEPPTARGYTPSVFAELPEICERCGTAPSGGAITALLTVLVEGDDLNEPISDSLRSILDGHLVLTRQLAHQGQYPALDVLKSASRLMPDLTTPEQRQLALHAIKMLALLERNRQMVDIGAYERGSNAELDRALAVEPELLQFLRQNLGGIRREEALRNLMQVFGVTP; this is encoded by the coding sequence ATGAGAGCGACCTACCTGGAGGCCTTGCGCGCGACTGATCTGACTAGAAAGATCGGCTATGTGCGTCAATTGACCGGGCTGGCGATCAATGCCAGCGGACCGGATGTCGCCATCGGTGAAATCTGTCGGATTTTTCCGCGCGGCACTGGCGTAGGCGCAGACCCTGCTGACAGGTCAGTACCAGGAACTGGAATTCTGGCTGAAGTAGTGGGCATCAAATCGGGGCAAGTCACGTTGATGCCTTACGGCTCCGTGCAAGGCCTTGCCGCCGGCTGCGAAGTCGTTGCTGACGGTTCCAGAACAGAGATCGGCGTCGGTGACTCTCTGTTAGGACGCGTTATCGATGGCTTCGGCCACGCGCTAGACGGTCTGCCTGATCCGGGCACCAGCGTCAGACGCAGTTTGAAAGGGTTGCCGATTAATCCGATGCGGCGGCCTCGCATTACCGAGGTGCTGGAAACCGGCATTCGCAGCATCGATAGCTTGCTGACGATAGGTCAGGGACAAAGGGTAGGAATTTTTTCGGGCAGCGGCGTCGGCAAAAGCACTCTGCTGGGAATGATCGCCAGGCACGTCACGGCGGATGTCAATGTTATTTCATTGATTGGCGAACGCGGACGTGAAGTCCGCGAATTTATCGACAAGCAATTGGGTGTCGAAGGGTTGCAGCGCTCGGTGGTCGTAGTCGCCACCTCAGACCAGCCGGCGTTGGCGCGAGTGCGTGCGGCTTATGCCGCGGTTGCGATTGCCGAACATTTCAGGGATGAGGGCAAGCAGGTGCTTTTGACCATGGATTCAATCACCCGGTTTGCCATGGCAAGGCGTGAAATAGGTTTGTCTGCCGGCGAACCGCCTACCGCACGCGGCTATACGCCGTCGGTGTTTGCCGAGCTGCCGGAAATTTGCGAGCGTTGCGGCACCGCGCCGTCCGGCGGCGCGATCACGGCCTTGTTGACAGTGCTGGTAGAGGGCGACGACTTGAACGAGCCGATTTCGGACAGCTTGCGCTCTATCCTTGACGGCCATCTGGTGCTTACCCGGCAATTGGCGCATCAAGGCCAGTATCCGGCCTTGGATGTCCTGAAAAGCGCCAGCCGCCTGATGCCTGATCTGACCACGCCTGAGCAGCGGCAGTTAGCGCTACACGCCATCAAGATGCTGGCCCTGCTCGAACGTAACCGGCAGATGGTCGATATCGGTGCTTATGAACGCGGCAGCAATGCCGAGCTGGATCGCGCGTTGGCCGTAGAGCCGGAATTGCTGCAGTTTCTGCGCCAGAATCTTGGCGGAATACGGCGTGAAGAAGCGCTGCGGAACTTGATGCAGGTGTTTGGGGTTACACCATGA
- a CDS encoding FliH/SctL family protein codes for MDKDSNSQVLHRLELHPLPRVLSRPHVSSEMSASAGKPEVRIQIPETSVVASLAEIQEQARNEGYQQGLLQGQADGNRLGHEEGFRSGRLEGLAAAEKENSLSVQQAIDAARETMRKQEAQLGRLLETIPARIADCLARAEDDMVALAHESVCRILGGTVVSSEGVRQAVKQAMAQLRSSEQIVIRLHPGDYQLIADAAPLLPGREVSCVSDNQVSLGGCLIDYPQGTLDARLETQLRQFTDLLLRIRQSASAEIVAGASAADLAVLKTNAQSALPDRQEE; via the coding sequence ATGGATAAAGACTCGAATTCTCAGGTTTTGCATCGGCTTGAATTGCATCCTTTGCCAAGAGTATTGTCGCGTCCGCATGTTTCGTCGGAGATGTCGGCGTCGGCAGGAAAACCAGAGGTGCGTATCCAAATCCCCGAAACATCGGTGGTGGCTTCTCTTGCTGAAATCCAGGAGCAAGCGAGGAACGAAGGATACCAGCAAGGTTTGCTTCAAGGACAGGCGGACGGCAATCGTCTCGGCCATGAAGAAGGATTCCGCAGCGGACGCCTGGAAGGCCTTGCCGCTGCAGAGAAAGAGAATTCGCTGTCTGTGCAGCAGGCAATCGATGCCGCCCGGGAAACCATGCGCAAGCAAGAGGCGCAGCTTGGCCGTCTGCTGGAAACCATCCCGGCGCGCATCGCCGACTGCCTGGCGCGGGCGGAAGACGATATGGTCGCTCTGGCGCATGAGTCTGTGTGCCGTATCTTGGGAGGCACAGTCGTCTCCTCTGAAGGCGTGCGCCAGGCAGTGAAACAAGCCATGGCGCAGTTGCGCTCCAGCGAGCAGATCGTGATCCGGCTGCATCCGGGGGACTACCAGCTAATTGCAGACGCTGCGCCTCTGCTGCCAGGCCGGGAAGTGTCCTGTGTGTCAGACAACCAGGTGTCGCTGGGCGGTTGTCTGATCGACTATCCGCAAGGAACCCTGGATGCTCGCCTGGAAACCCAGCTTAGGCAATTTACCGATTTGTTATTGCGCATACGGCAATCGGCTTCGGCTGAAATTGTTGCCGGGGCGTCAGCGGCGGATCTGGCTGTGTTGAAAACGAACGCCCAGTCCGCGTTGCCCGATCGGCAGGAGGAATAG
- the fliF gene encoding flagellar basal-body MS-ring/collar protein FliF yields MIDAFWKTLGRSARIGLVTGVLLILAFLAFGIWSLRTEYQVLFSDLAPQDAAAMVAELDRMKVPYKLGDNGASILVDKESVHQTRLKLMSKELPLHGTVGFELFNNTDFGMTEFAQKINYQRALQGEITRTILSLSEIQAARVHLALPEEGLFKRSNNAPTAAITLTMKEGKILRSEQVSGIQRLVSSAVPGIAVADVTIVDQHGVALTHMARGEGGADTTSSRLELKKETENYLSHKANEVLERTFGAGQALASVDVILNMDQVRTTTEDVVSPPGRNGQTPTGVVVREREVMRDGGAPLDNKFSSGASGGSQREIEYSVGRRVEQVVAVPGSIRRIQVVAVVPKSLDEAQVERIKNVVAAAVGASRERGDTVVVQPLNSFGAGDALAGNHIGADERDAHGDSDRAVVPVNAGIASIVSDKTNQLVLLLALLLVAAGVFGIAGWSGRRKTGPAATSLSEEQREAVLLQIRAWMQEPSATTGAPAKGQT; encoded by the coding sequence GTGATTGACGCTTTCTGGAAAACCTTGGGCCGCTCCGCAAGGATCGGACTTGTGACGGGTGTGCTATTGATCCTCGCCTTCCTGGCATTTGGCATCTGGTCGTTGCGGACAGAATATCAAGTGCTGTTCTCCGATCTTGCGCCGCAAGATGCGGCGGCCATGGTGGCCGAGCTCGATCGCATGAAAGTGCCTTACAAACTGGGGGACAACGGCGCCTCCATCCTGGTGGACAAGGAGAGCGTTCACCAGACTCGTCTGAAGTTGATGAGCAAGGAATTGCCGTTGCACGGAACCGTAGGTTTCGAGCTCTTTAACAATACAGATTTCGGCATGACCGAATTTGCACAGAAGATCAATTATCAACGTGCACTGCAGGGAGAAATTACTCGCACCATCTTGTCCTTGTCGGAAATCCAGGCCGCCCGAGTGCATCTTGCGCTGCCGGAAGAAGGGTTGTTCAAGCGCAGCAACAATGCACCCACAGCGGCAATTACGCTGACGATGAAAGAAGGAAAGATACTGCGTTCCGAGCAGGTAAGCGGCATTCAGCGCCTGGTTTCTTCGGCGGTCCCCGGAATTGCCGTTGCTGACGTAACGATTGTGGATCAGCATGGAGTGGCGTTAACCCATATGGCGCGGGGTGAGGGCGGCGCCGATACGACTTCGTCGCGCCTGGAGTTGAAGAAGGAAACCGAGAATTATCTCAGCCACAAGGCCAATGAGGTGCTCGAACGGACTTTTGGCGCCGGCCAGGCGCTTGCCAGCGTAGATGTAATCCTGAACATGGATCAGGTACGCACGACTACCGAAGATGTGGTGTCGCCGCCAGGAAGAAACGGGCAAACGCCGACCGGTGTCGTAGTTCGGGAGCGCGAAGTCATGCGCGACGGCGGTGCTCCCTTGGACAACAAGTTTTCAAGTGGCGCAAGCGGCGGTTCGCAACGTGAAATTGAATATTCGGTAGGTCGCCGGGTCGAACAGGTGGTCGCGGTTCCAGGGTCGATTCGACGGATTCAGGTGGTTGCTGTAGTTCCCAAATCCCTGGATGAAGCGCAGGTAGAGCGTATCAAGAATGTAGTCGCGGCTGCAGTAGGAGCATCGCGGGAAAGAGGCGATACGGTTGTGGTCCAACCCTTGAACTCCTTTGGTGCTGGCGATGCTCTAGCAGGAAATCACATCGGCGCCGACGAGCGCGACGCGCATGGAGATTCTGACCGGGCTGTTGTGCCTGTCAATGCCGGTATAGCTTCGATCGTTTCGGATAAGACCAATCAACTGGTGCTCCTGCTGGCCCTGTTGCTGGTGGCGGCAGGTGTTTTCGGTATAGCAGGCTGGAGCGGCCGCCGCAAAACCGGACCAGCCGCAACCTCGCTTTCCGAAGAACAAAGAGAAGCGGTTTTGTTGCAGATACGCGCCTGGATGCAGGAACCGTCTGCGACAACTGGCGCGCCTGCAAAGGGGCAAACGTGA
- the fliE gene encoding flagellar hook-basal body complex protein FliE: protein MSIDSIASVANVSMLDPALGSAAAAQQGGFSQMVAKGLDEVNQKLLSTQTDLQKLAVGDVQNLHQVMINLEEARMSFQLLMQVRNRVLEAYQDVMKMSV from the coding sequence ATGAGTATCGACAGTATTGCCAGTGTTGCGAATGTTTCGATGCTCGACCCTGCGCTCGGCTCGGCGGCCGCGGCACAGCAGGGAGGATTCAGCCAGATGGTCGCAAAGGGATTGGACGAAGTAAACCAGAAACTGCTGTCGACCCAGACCGATCTGCAAAAACTGGCCGTCGGCGATGTGCAGAATCTGCATCAGGTGATGATTAACCTGGAAGAAGCACGCATGTCTTTTCAGTTGTTGATGCAAGTCCGGAACCGGGTGCTGGAAGCCTATCAGGATGTAATGAAAATGTCAGTGTGA
- the flgC gene encoding flagellar basal body rod protein FlgC, producing the protein MDYTHTFAISAAGMSVERTRVDVAALNLANAQTVQSADGKNFQPLQVIARSADQGMFNQLISQGMQGTSEFARDLPVASVEVSGASPRQVYEPGHPFANAQGFVSYPGVDPAKEMVSLMTAMRSYEANVAAMNAARTMALKALDIGG; encoded by the coding sequence ATGGATTACACACATACTTTTGCAATTAGCGCTGCCGGCATGTCAGTCGAACGCACGCGCGTGGATGTTGCGGCACTCAATCTTGCCAATGCTCAGACCGTGCAAAGTGCGGACGGCAAGAATTTCCAGCCTTTGCAGGTGATAGCGCGCAGTGCTGACCAGGGGATGTTCAATCAGCTTATAAGCCAGGGAATGCAGGGAACAAGCGAGTTCGCCCGCGATCTGCCGGTGGCAAGCGTTGAAGTGTCGGGCGCCAGCCCGCGCCAGGTATATGAACCTGGTCATCCATTTGCCAATGCTCAAGGTTTTGTTTCTTATCCTGGCGTTGATCCGGCCAAGGAAATGGTGTCGCTGATGACGGCGATGCGTTCTTATGAGGCCAATGTGGCGGCGATGAATGCTGCCCGTACAATGGCGCTCAAGGCTTTGGATATCGGAGGATAA
- the flgB gene encoding flagellar basal body rod protein FlgB — protein MTQGLEGVTTAILGLAMDAASLRQQAIAANIANANTTGYVPQGVSFEAQLEDARRGLRTQGRIDPFAIAGVKLQMQAMQNVSGQTSPIQLDTEVAALSQNTMQYQVLAKGLNKHFAILESAFSDGKR, from the coding sequence ATGACGCAAGGACTGGAAGGGGTAACAACGGCGATCCTTGGTTTGGCAATGGATGCCGCAAGCCTGAGGCAACAGGCGATTGCGGCAAATATTGCCAATGCCAATACGACTGGCTATGTGCCGCAGGGGGTCAGCTTCGAGGCGCAGCTGGAAGATGCTCGTCGCGGTTTGCGGACGCAGGGACGAATTGATCCGTTTGCGATTGCAGGCGTCAAGCTGCAAATGCAAGCGATGCAGAACGTCAGCGGGCAGACGAGCCCGATCCAGCTGGATACCGAGGTTGCCGCGCTGTCGCAAAACACGATGCAGTATCAGGTTCTGGCAAAAGGGTTGAACAAGCATTTTGCCATTTTGGAAAGTGCGTTCAGCGATGGCAAGCGATAG
- a CDS encoding flagellar basal body P-ring protein FlgI, whose translation MAVAVLLAGSPSAWARDSDSIRVKDLGRMRGWRDNALVGYGVVTGLAGSGDSPTNRTTRQALANVFSQFNLTVAPEQVQSRNVAVVMVTAALPTFAREGDTLDITVTSAGDARSLVGGSLLMTPLKAANGRVYALAQGPLSVGGYRYDANGNVVQKNHPTVGSVPSGATVEVGVTAQIVNADQNVTFVLAEPDYTTATRIAAAINRQLGSGLAKARDAAGIEIHVPDASREQLVNYLTQIENVMVEPDRRAKVVINERTGTVVSGGDVRISKVAISHGDLKISIATQNTASQPLVIGRGGADVRTAIVTNSRVDVDEQNGPGYLAPNNDTVADLVESLAKLKTNTRDIISILRAIKAAGALHAELVVQ comes from the coding sequence ATGGCTGTCGCTGTGTTGTTAGCCGGCAGTCCTTCTGCATGGGCGCGCGATTCCGATTCCATCCGGGTCAAGGACCTGGGGCGCATGCGCGGCTGGCGCGACAACGCACTGGTCGGTTATGGCGTGGTGACGGGTTTGGCCGGCAGCGGCGATTCACCGACCAATCGCACTACCCGGCAGGCATTGGCCAACGTGTTTTCCCAGTTCAATCTGACGGTTGCGCCAGAGCAGGTGCAAAGCCGTAACGTGGCAGTGGTGATGGTGACTGCTGCATTACCTACGTTCGCGCGCGAAGGAGATACGCTGGACATCACGGTTACTTCTGCGGGTGATGCACGTAGCCTGGTTGGCGGGAGTTTGCTGATGACGCCGCTCAAAGCGGCGAATGGCCGTGTATATGCCTTGGCGCAAGGGCCACTGTCGGTCGGCGGTTACCGTTATGACGCCAACGGTAATGTGGTCCAGAAAAATCACCCGACTGTCGGTTCGGTGCCGTCCGGCGCGACCGTCGAGGTTGGCGTAACTGCGCAGATAGTCAATGCCGACCAGAACGTCACTTTCGTCTTGGCCGAGCCAGACTATACTACAGCCACCAGGATAGCCGCAGCCATTAACCGGCAACTTGGCTCCGGCCTGGCCAAAGCGCGTGACGCCGCCGGCATCGAGATACATGTGCCGGATGCCAGTCGCGAGCAGCTGGTGAATTATCTTACGCAAATCGAAAACGTGATGGTCGAGCCGGACCGGCGCGCCAAGGTCGTGATCAATGAACGGACCGGAACTGTTGTTTCAGGTGGCGACGTGCGCATTTCCAAAGTCGCGATCTCCCACGGTGACCTGAAAATCTCCATAGCTACGCAAAATACCGCGTCGCAGCCTTTGGTCATCGGCCGCGGTGGAGCCGATGTGCGCACGGCGATTGTCACCAATAGCCGAGTGGACGTCGACGAACAGAACGGTCCCGGCTATCTGGCGCCGAATAACGATACGGTGGCGGACCTGGTGGAGTCGCTGGCCAAGTTGAAGACCAACACACGAGACATCATCTCCATCCTGCGTGCGATTAAGGCAGCGGGTGCGCTGCATGCAGAGCTGGTGGTTCAGTAA
- a CDS encoding flagellar basal body L-ring protein FlgH, whose amino-acid sequence MRSFGVCFWFGFLLLAGVPAMAESLYQENSYRPLAGDNKAFRVGDVVTVQVLENSSATTNADTTTRRKNGINADLSLTRNPTITGGINIGGDFDGGGRTQRASRLLAQLTVAVTEILPNGDLRIAGEQALLVNGEQQSVKLEGRVRPLDISDGNVVVSSRLSEAKITYVGEGDLSDRQRRSWWRGVVDWLGF is encoded by the coding sequence ATGCGTAGTTTCGGTGTGTGCTTCTGGTTTGGCTTCCTGTTGCTGGCAGGTGTTCCGGCAATGGCGGAAAGCTTGTATCAGGAAAATTCGTATCGCCCATTGGCGGGCGACAATAAAGCATTTCGTGTTGGCGACGTGGTGACAGTGCAGGTTCTGGAAAATTCCAGCGCCACGACCAACGCTGATACCACGACGCGCCGGAAGAACGGAATCAATGCGGATCTGAGCCTGACCCGCAATCCGACTATCACCGGTGGAATCAATATTGGCGGCGACTTTGATGGCGGCGGTCGGACCCAGCGCGCCAGCAGGCTGCTTGCGCAGCTGACGGTCGCCGTAACTGAAATTTTGCCTAACGGCGATTTGCGCATCGCCGGCGAGCAAGCCTTGCTGGTCAACGGAGAGCAACAGAGCGTCAAGCTGGAAGGCCGGGTTCGGCCTCTGGATATTTCCGATGGCAATGTGGTTGTTTCCAGCCGTTTGAGCGAGGCCAAGATTACTTATGTAGGCGAAGGCGATTTGTCGGACCGGCAAAGGCGCAGCTGGTGGCGCGGCGTGGTTGACTGGTTAGGGTTTTAA
- the flgA gene encoding flagellar basal body P-ring formation chaperone FlgA — MPIKANFHRRWLQALSCAVLFFYGDISFAQSDAKTWPVKIELREKVQVNHMQVTLGDVANLSTADLATLYQWMKLPLGTAPRAGNMVSLERAELERWVRSRQFGQGAAVWTGAERVLISASEQTLAGERVIESAREELSRWLKLRVARSEVSEISEPRDVSLPQGSVELRVRPLLEGGLPSRRMLVWVDIWIDREFSRSIPVSFEVRAYQDGYVASQDMAAGSVVNPANFERREVDVADVAHENAVAVKSEADSTLWRIRRSVNKGQPVLRSQVEPAPAVTRGEQITLRTHAGLVSLEGRVEALQDGYLGQMVRVRAAAATSSVMARVAGPGMVEITER, encoded by the coding sequence ATGCCAATCAAGGCAAATTTTCATCGTCGCTGGTTGCAGGCATTAAGCTGCGCGGTTCTGTTTTTTTACGGAGACATTTCATTTGCGCAGTCTGACGCAAAGACGTGGCCGGTGAAAATCGAATTGCGGGAAAAAGTGCAGGTTAATCATATGCAGGTGACGCTGGGAGACGTGGCGAATTTGAGTACGGCCGATCTGGCTACCTTGTACCAGTGGATGAAGCTGCCTTTGGGTACTGCACCTCGCGCCGGCAATATGGTCAGCCTTGAACGGGCCGAGCTGGAGCGGTGGGTGCGTTCGCGCCAGTTTGGACAAGGGGCCGCTGTGTGGACGGGAGCGGAGCGTGTGCTCATTTCTGCCTCTGAGCAAACGCTTGCTGGCGAGAGGGTGATTGAAAGTGCGCGTGAAGAGTTGTCGCGCTGGCTGAAATTGCGGGTGGCGCGCAGCGAGGTCAGCGAAATTAGCGAGCCGCGTGATGTTTCCTTGCCACAGGGAAGCGTTGAGTTGCGAGTGCGCCCTTTGCTCGAAGGAGGATTGCCGAGCAGGCGCATGCTGGTCTGGGTCGATATCTGGATAGATCGCGAATTTTCCCGTTCCATCCCAGTCAGCTTTGAGGTGCGCGCCTACCAAGATGGTTACGTTGCATCGCAGGACATGGCGGCAGGCAGCGTAGTCAATCCTGCAAATTTTGAACGGCGCGAAGTCGATGTCGCTGATGTTGCCCATGAAAATGCTGTTGCGGTTAAAAGCGAGGCCGATAGTACGCTCTGGCGTATCCGCCGCAGTGTGAACAAGGGGCAGCCCGTTCTGCGCTCTCAGGTGGAGCCGGCGCCGGCGGTAACGCGAGGGGAGCAGATTACCTTGCGTACTCATGCCGGGCTGGTCTCGCTGGAGGGGCGGGTAGAGGCACTGCAAGATGGATATCTCGGCCAGATGGTCAGGGTAAGAGCGGCAGCGGCAACAAGTTCGGTCATGGCGCGTGTCGCCGGTCCCGGAATGGTGGAGATCACTGAACGATGA